The genomic stretch GCAACTCGGAGACACTGACCAGTGATAAAAAGATTGCAAAAagacaaatatgtaaaagaaaatgtgttggaagtgttgtctctctgctctgctctgctctctccctctgtgtgtgtgtgtgtgtgtgtgtgtgtgtgtgtgtgtgtgtgtgtgtgtgtgtgtgtgtgtgtgtgacagtgtcgctctttaaaagtatattttagaagcttttcatTTAATTGAAGCTGGTAAAAGTAGGAGAATATAAACATAACCTACGTATACAGCAGACGACATTTTGGTCACTTAATAAATCAAGTTTATGCACATATTTTTTACTGcgcaaatgagaaaaaataccACTGTGAatcttttgttcatttttggtCTGGACCATAGTACCcaaccacaagtgtgaatgtAGGATTAAAAATGGTAAGgactaatattttgaatttaaagTGTAGTTATTCATGGtgagtaaaaaaataagactGAGCCTGAGTTTGCTGTAAATACAAATCTGAAAAGTTTACTGGAGTCTTGAATGCTTCTTTTCTCAATGTTGTTGTCGTCTTCCCTCTAAGAGCAACAAAATATGCATGTGTTGCATGTTGATGcacaaatgttatgtattaaaaaaaaaaaaaagacttgtttgTACGTGTCTTTGCATCTTTGACCAAAACTACAAAGGAGTTAAAGGCAAGACTAATGTAAGCATTTTCATGTTTGTCTGATTGAATACAATTTATCCACAGCCTCAGTTGCTCTGACGGTTGTATTCATAGGGAGGATGCATCCCGTCGTAGTGGAACTCCCTCCACTGCTCCGTGCTCTCTCGGGTCCTCTCGTTTTGTTCTGGAAGATCATGGAACCCATCATTCTAACACAAGAGTGATTTCTTGGCTAAAGAAAAGAGACGCATGAGCTTAACTTACCGTCATTCTCCTCTTCAGCGTAGCTCTCAAACTCGTTCCTCTTCTCCTCGTGGAACTCTCTCCTGCGCTCGTCTGCAGCCAGAACCTGCCTCTGCTCAGCTGTAAGCGGCCACAGTCAATTAGACACCGCATGACCAAAAGTATTGGGTCAGTCCAGTTTGTGTCTTGGACAATGCAGGGTCCACAAAGGCAtgtttggatgagtttggtgtggaacaACTTGACTGGAACGCTGACGTCAAACATCTTTGGCATTATTCCAATGATATCATAAATACTACAGTACTGATGGTTAGATAGATAGCGATACAGTTGATACCAATGAGAGGCATTATTGACTTCAGTGACACCAGAATGATTGCTACACAGTACATGTACTATGAATGTACGGTACACCAGAGAGCTGGACTGATACCATCGCGACCATTGCGCTCATGGATAAATACAATTGATTTGGAAGATGCCAGCTAGCTAGACAGTATAATTCACGATAGTGCTACCATTGGGATATGATGTgctattttacacatttgaaaacactgtaagaatgccacttttatagaattggcagCTTTGTTTTATGATGTAAGATTGTCTACATCAACTAATGTAGCAATTGagtcgtatcgtttgtacaccgTATCGAATCGTTTTTCAAATAAATAGTTTTTGAATCATATAGTTACCCATGTATCTAAGTGCATATCAAATCATCTATCACACAGAGATTTACATCCGTAATAGATACCAAATGTATCGATAAACAGTATCATCGATTCAAACGATACCATAGACACCAAATATGTAGATATCATTAATGTAGTACCAAAGAGAGTGACTCATACCATGAAAACAGATACCCTTGATACTATAGATACCATACAGGTGCAGTACAtaaacagtacatactgtaatagCTCTTCACTGGTTGTGTGACATGTGATGCCCTAGTGACTTTAGTGGTCTGTCATGCTGGGGCAagtttgtcttattttcctgCAGTCACATTAGCCGAGAGGGCTAGAGTCGAGTCGTGACCTTTGACCTGCGCAATGAATCCCCGCACAGGTCTTTACTTGCAGTAGGAACAAATCTCTGCTGGAGTTTGTAAACCCTGAGAATACAAGTCGCTGTATACAAGTGTTTTATTGCGGTTTGACTTCCTGTCTAAGTGCCTCTGCCCCGCCCTTGTTAGTCAAACAACTTTTGTCCTGCCCAGACTGACAGTTGAATTGATTAATTCAATTCATATATAATACAGAGTCTGCTTACTTGTCCacacttttcatgtttttttttcctccatttgcaaACTTCAAGCTAGATATTTTTGCTCTCATGAGCACATTGCACTCGCCCACTCACttgtcactcactcactcagtcTTTTCACGAGGAGTCCAATtcagaggggggaaaaaaaagaaaaaccccGCTCCCGTCGCGTTCTCTCACCTCCCTGCCGGCAGTCGTTATGTCACTTGGGAAAGTCAAACATTCTAGATTCTGTGAATTCTCACAACGAGCGATAGTCagacccgtgtgtgtgtgtgtgtgtgtgtgtgtgtgttttgtgtatgtTGGAACTCCGGGGTGCCCCATGGACCCTGCTGCACATACTGAGGGcgcacacagcagcagcagaagcactcaTTAGGGAAAACATTCAACTGCAAATAAACATGTTGACTGTGTGTCCACTTGGCGAGGTGTTTCATCGGAAATATATCACTTCAAATTCCTTTCATGTGTTTGGGCTCAGGTAATGTGTGTTTAAACCAGTTATTTGTTAGACACCAATGAaacatgtactttttttttttagccttgcCCATGAtttcaatgtttgttttttttaatttaacaagaTTATACTAAGAACCTTTCACTACATTTTAGTGTGAATGCAGGATTTTTCCCATGTTGGTAAAATAAGATATATAGATgcatttgtattcatttcttGTTGAATAATGAGTCCTGACAGCAATTTTAATGCAGGAGGTGGCTGTCTGCCtgtgaaattaattaatttgaattaaCAAACTATATATAgaaatatgtgtgtgtctaGCACTGAAAATATAAATTTTACTAATTGAtatataataaaacactaatttattacaaaaatgactaaaacaaagaataatgacATAATATAAAAACAGTGAACAATGACTTTCCCttcatgtattaaaaaaatattttgaaaaaataattgatAATACAATCATTAATAAGCAATAAATTAAAAGAAATGTACAGTGAAAATGGAATTTCCTTTCAtgtattaaaatgtatataattttttataaaatgattaaaaaaataaaaagaaattacaaaaaattaaaataacacaatttatgagttattattatattagattttgttatttttgttggcCTTGGCAGAATTGCTCTGTTAGCTACTCAAATCTAGATATTAATTGAAACCCACAGCTGATATGTAAAGAAAGAACATTTAATAGGTAATCAGGTGTATGAGCCATTAAAGCTCTGTATTGTATCAAACCCTTTATTCTGACATAGTTGATTGTGCTAACACTCGAAGCTAAAAAGAGATCAAATACAGAAGCACATGAATGAACTCACCATTGAGCTCATCGGGTGACTTCACCGCCCGCCTGCTGCGCCTCCTGAAGAAGTTTGATGCGTCGGCCTCTTTCATGAAGATCCTCCTCAGTGGACCTACGGTGCATGTGGGAGGAAGATCAGCTCAGTACACAGTCAAAGATTGTTTGGGTAGCTGATGCATCACCTTGTGGCTCCTTGGCAGCATCCTGACTGCTGGGTACAGCTGCAGAGTCAGCCTGTGGAGACACTGAGCACAAAAACATCAGCTCGATTGATGAAATGGTGCTGACATATCCATGGGAACCCGTGCAAAAATGTTATCTCCCTGCATGAGACTCACAGGAGAGTGCGACGAGCACGGTAAGGAGCGCCAGAAAGGTCCCACGGGTCCACGACATGTTCACCTCTTCATCCAAAGTGCACACTGATGAGGAGAGGAGTAGGAGGGACAAGTGAGTATGCGAGAGGTGGGTCAAAGCTGGAAGCAAAATGGACTGTCTAAAGAAGGGAGTGACCACTCGGACATGATAATAGGCCAGATTTAACACAGAATGCACTGATTCATGCAAAAAGTCATTGTGTGTCATTGCTTTGTTCGTTATTGCACGCACACCACCTCATTGCACAATCTAATAAgacccaatacaagagctgtagcAATATTGATTTAAGGCTGTGGGCCCAATCTGGCATTTACAGCAGTTACAAATTTGGGAGAGAGTAACATTTTCATAGTAGATCCTCACAaacactcctgtcatacagagcagtggtccccaagccccgggccgtgggtcatttggtaccgggcccgtaatggaaaaaataatttccattatttcattttttctgttttattttgaaaagtggccagattctctctgttacatcgtctcacttgacgcatgtccagtgtgcgtgtgctaactttatctcatgccgcacagatagactactactgtatttttaccatttttctttcacctcatatttggtgtcaaatgctgatactatgtgggaatgcataaaggtaagttttgatgacttattgagtgctaatgtgcacatttgtctcaagttaattcatgctagcgcactttcttttaccacacacgtcaaacagcgacgtaataatctctctggaaaaacttggctggaacttgaactggtggatggtgggtcggcattcattttgtgcttttaatttgatgttattcatgtcttagttttacacaatacataataaataagataaattagatcgctataatgtgggagatttgtgggaacacaagccggtccgtgggtcaaaaaaggttggggaccactgatatagaggatccTTGGCTGTTATTGCAGAAGGTCCTTGAAGGTCTTAGTAGGTCTTTAAAAGCAGCTGAGTGCTACTGTCATTTAGAGCATCTTTgaatagtgtttttgcagtaggtcctgaaaaaaaaaaaaaaaaagcagagcacccatgtcatatagaggatctttgaccagtgttaTGTTGTGATGCTGAGTAGCAGTAGTACACCATGGACGCATTTACCTTTCAGGGGTCTCGTGCGTGTAAAagatttgtttctcattattGGAACAGCTACGGAAATCACACGGGATATGATGATTAAAATGACGAAAGTGCACCTTTACCACAAACCGATGGATGAcagacagaaaaaacaacactgagGTGAGAGAAAATAAGCGAGGCTCTGCAGGAACTTCCGAAATGAGGCCCTCGACAAGGACGCTCTCTCTGCTACCACATCAAGTTCTGCAGGAAAGTATGCAGACTTATgtttgctgtagtttttttttttttctcacctgACCTCAGGCCCtcgaaaaaaaagagtgaatgtTCAAACTGTCTTGAGCATGCGGATGGACCGCTGCCCAGGGAGGTGAGATGGAACGAGAAGGAGGATGTGTTTCCTATGCCTTGAAAGTGGTTACAAAACGGCAGTTTGGCAATCTTCCACTCGTGGGCTGTACATTAAAATGGCAAGTGACCCAGCAGCACAATGCAAACACAACATTATGGCTTGATGGGATGCTCAAAGGACAACTGCAAGTTAAGTTTACACGAGCATCAGGTTCACCTGAGAAGGGTACATTTGGACTTGCAGGCTTGACAGGTTAAACCATAGGAAATAAAAAGTTCTCTCCACTTCCATGAGATATGAAGCAtcgtataatataaatattttaaacataCACTCAATATGCACTGGTTGGATTCATTCCACCACAGAGTACTCCAGTTAACTTGATTTATTTGgactcatttatttaatcattgCAATTATCAACacctgttttttgtgtttatttgtacttttaacATCAGTATTCACAGTATGTTGTCTTTAAAAGTATTGTATTTGgttatatttaaatgttatCCATTAATGAGCAGAAAAACATGTAACTAAACAAAAAGTTCACCTGGGAACAGCAGTGAATGATTTTACCTGAGTTTTTAGACCTGTACTTTTACTTATACTTGAGTAAAATGTTGGCAAAGTACTGTTACTTGAGTACAATACTGGAATACTTTTTCCACCTctgattttaatatatttaaataacctGTAACATTGTAAATACCATAATTACAATTATGTACAATATTCTATGTAATAGTAGTactctccttcttcttctgtaAACTTTATTTACTACTGTACTTTGTAACAGAGGGTGATGTTAGACCGGAGTCAAATTCCTAGTGTGGTAACAACATACATAGCGAAAAAAGCTGATTCTGGTTCTGAGAAAACTAAAAAGTTCATTCAATAGCTATTGtaagcaacaacagcaaacaacaacaaagaagacaaaCTTGAGATTAAATATGCCATGTGGACAAAAAGTATTGGtcattattataattaaatagATTCAAAAGTGTCTCTATACTTTTGTCTAGCATGTAAGCGTACTGCATATGTCGAGTTGGAGGTTTGCCACATTTCTACCAGTAGAGAACACTGTGGGACCAGGCTAGCCCACCTCCCCATCtgtctcttcctctgttggccACCGAGGGGCGCTGTTTCCCGGCAGGCAGTCGGACAGGACGCGCTTGTGCCAGGCAAGCAGCAGGCACTAATCGTCGGATCCCTCACTATCATGGTCCCCCGCACGAAAAAACGACGGCTGGAACGCGTCACATTTTTCAGCCGCAAATTTAAAGCCTAAAAGCCAGCCATGTGGGAATCGAATTGGGATCGTTTTTTAGGCTAAatcaaaagaaacaacaaactaaagaagaaGTCGGTGGTTTTTAACCACGCGAGCAAGAGGGAAGGAAAGACGGCGTCCGGCCCGAGAAGAAGCTCCGAGGTCGGGGAATCCGGTCGGAGCAACCCTCGTCGTTTCTGGTGAGTCTTTTACTTGAAATATCGATAATAAAGACTTAATAAACGGCGTTAGTAGCCATCGACTCCACTGTTTGTGACTCACAATGCAGAAAATGTGTGTACTGTAACACTGTGTGTGAATAATAGCGCTGTTGTCAATGGCTGCATTGAAAACAAACAGTGCTACTAGCTACTTTAACGTCCTTACGCCAGCATTGCTGTTTAACTTGGAGGCAAGTTGTAAAAACGACAGGGGGGGTGCCTTGTCTTTGCTTCTCGGCATGCGTCGTCTTGTTTTACTTTCATTCCCTGACCTACATTTTGGAAGGATCTTCACCTGCAACAACACAGTGCTAAACACTTtgatcgcacacacacacatataatatatatacttgtacgtatacagtatataggctGTATTAGCTGCTGTAAGCCCTCTCAGCTGTTTTAGACAAGCCTGCACATGAGCACACAACACTGGCAACAGTTGCTAGAAGATTCACGAACAGTTTCTGTGCATTTCTGTGAGAACTTGAGCACAGAAATATGGCCAGGAACTTGGTGTGCCTCCATGAACCGTTGTCACGGTGCTGCTGCCTGTTTAGGAAAACTGTCAACTTGGGGCTGGGATGTTGCAAACATTATTCACATCACAATGCACTTTTGTACAAAGTAATGATGGACTGCCACATTTCCACagtgtttccatttccattttcaCCATTCCCATCATTTTTGCCTTTGAACAACTGAATTTGGCTTTGCAGCTTTGAAAATTATGTCATTCTTTGCATTTCTCAAGCTGCTACTTGCTTTTGCATGCCAAAAAGGGCATATCATCTTTGAGTAGGGGTCTTGAGACACTGTTCATCAGACGGgacaatacacaagattgggtctatgagattttaacgttactttaaagaaaagtacaattaaaaaatatatgagaaTATATTACTATctattcatttaatttctattatgttacactcttctgcactctatgTGTATGCTCGcgaccccgcctccacccaccgagacaaacagACTCTATGACTGACCAAAGCCAaccatgccgttgttctatggaacaaacgcgccaaggtggtGAAAGCAATATACAGAGTGAACtcaggaaaacagacacgcacatggcaatatattgagatTAGCGAGTtcattttaatgtattgtgtgattaatttgcgAAATCTTTTGACACAGCTCTCTGAGTGATAGCAATTTTGGCTCTTCCGGCTCCCAAATATCTCCTTaagttttgttgttgcttagggccctgtcacaccttgacgatttagccagcttacgccaacgtatgaaaaatttggccaatacgctggcgtacgttctatataagttactaatacgtcatgtttacgtcgaactcgttatgaatacgctatgtatacgtccaaaattgaaaaaaaaaaaacgtcggcatcaaaatgatcatgtcaggcatgcgctgcctaaatcgtcaaggtgtgacagggcccttagtttgattttataaaatgaatttctaatgtaaaaatactATTATATTGAATGTTTGTTTATACATTATGGCTTAAGTTAAATGCTCAACAACAGATTACAACAAAAAGTCATTATAAAATTAGTTTTATAATCAAAATCAAAGACAAAGCTTTTTGTTACTatgagttattagtatcaacatttcattctttcctctttacattgtgccttttttgccacaaatggcccccggtccgcactttggacacccctggtccatGTGTTGCATTCTTTGAATCATGTTTAAATGCAGTGCTATCTCTAGGGTCTTGATACAACACTGAAACAGAGCATAGTTATGGCCGTCGGTCCACAGAACAATGGAGCCATCAAACACAATCACTTCAGGTCGGAAAAGACGGGGGAACATAGCGCTGtagtagtgtttgtgtttaTCACGACTACGGCGTCCTACTGCGTCATatgctgtgtctcaatttgcaCACTTCTGCACTTGCGCAAGCGTGCTTATGATGTAGCAATGATGTAATGGCATCATCTCCAAGCGTCCAATCAGATTGTTGTGATATCATCCCACTCATGAACGTATTTGCACAGTATGGCtgaatgtttgtgtttgcagtTTGTAGCGCAGTCGAACTGCATTGAATCAAGCGGAGAATAGTGTGTAATATTTTGAACCACTTGTGTAGCTATTTCGTGCCAAAATATAAGAAACAGCTTTCAGTATGATGCAGCGCCGTTTTACACAGCCTTTGAAATAAGTCTCAGACAAAACTTGCTGTTATCATCTTCGGAAAGGCAGAATTTTAAtacagctggtgcagctgtTCCTAATGATGTGTCCCACAGCATTAGGACTAAATTGATGAAATCCCCTACTAGATGGTTTCACTTGCAAAATTCCTCTGTGCAAGGTGTATTTGCAAGGAATTACTATTACTGGGTGGTGTGGGGGGTGCATTTGTTTTACTCAGCAGAAAGCCACTGAGTTTCAGGGGAGTgtgcccccccaccccgcccGTTTTGCTTTGACGTGGGGTCGTTCCCTTGGTGAGGGCCTTGGGGACGGCAGCGGCCTGGGTAACCTGACCTGCCTCGGAACAGCTGTAGCCACGCACGAGCTGATCCCCCGTGTTCCACCCGGGATCAGATGATGGGCCAGTATTCCGTataatggaacacacacgttTTTCCAAGAACCCTCGCTCTTTTTCTGAACAGTTTAACACGTCCTAATGGAAATCTATATATACATGTACCTGTATATAGTGCTTGTTTGGCCAAAGCTGCAAAGTTTTGCTCATGTTGAAGCATCTGGCCAAGACAGCTGGTTGAAGGTTAATGTGTCACTGCTCTCCAGGGAGCAGCTGCTATGTCACAGGCGCTGATCCAGTCTATAGATAGTAGCCATGAATAcaaactttcttttttctgccGCATTAACCCAACAGCTCCAGCACCAGCATGCATTCGTCCCAGCTTCCCTCCTCCCTTTCGGAGAAATGCTTGACAAGTTTGACCGCTTCCACACCCCGATTGTCTGTTTGGATTAGAGAGTGTCTCTATAGGGCTAAAGGTCCCTCCAGCAACCCAACTCATCCCAGCCTGGGTCAGCTGCCCCGACTGAGCCTAATGACCATGTATCGGGCTTGTCATCTGCACCGTGAATGTCTGGAACAGCTGACAGGCTAATATCGCCTTTTTCCCGTCACTCTTTGAGCACTTGTGCCATCTCTGTTTGGAAGGACGTTTGCAGCCAGTCTGGCTTTGCATCTTTCACATTGTGTGAACTAGTCACAATGTACAGTCCATGGTGTAGCTCTTCCTACTACTGAACCGCTgtgcaaaaaagtgtgaaaatgtgtcCAAAAATTCAACCCTACTGTGTTTTTGCCTGTGCTATTTTTTCCTGACatatacaccacatggtggcgctgttattaaacaccAAAGTTTAACCCCATACGGTGGATGGACTTGAAATttttcacacagctcaatgctctGTCATCCCAGAGAACTgcccacaggaaataataatCAGGCATTGAGAAAGCAAACTAATGCCCCGGTAGCTAATAATAAATATCTCTGTCAGTCACCCgaccagttttttttaaatctgaaacCGATTGAGTTTATcaccacacaacacaacatagtGTAGGAGTGCCAAATGGGGGGATGAAAAAAGGGTTCCAAATGGGTCAAAACCCACCCccaaagcttgttgtttcatgaAAATGATGCTGATAATTGGAATTTTGTAACTGGGCTTTTGAATTTCAGACTGCAGTTTATCAGTTCATTGTCATTGCAATCAACAAGTGCAATAcccaaatgtaaataaataagaacagtggactattacagtatttataaCAAAATATGGACATATTCACAACTTGTAAATAATTGTCATTGAGCTTTTAGTTTCATCTTCGATTCTGCTAATGATGAAGAGAGATGCTAAActgattttcattgttttaacaGTGACAAAGttatattctattttatttatcttttggATTtagactacagtggaacctcaataGTTGAATACTCCTTCTAAATTATTAATTTGACaacattttcatgaaaatagGCCATAGacattgaataaaaaaatggatTAGCATATCTTGATCAACTTCACAACAGTGACTAGCTATGACAGGGTTGGCCCACTGATCTGTGCTATATATCTAGATacaccattggtcaatgacttgtgaagccacctGGCTGCCATATTACCACTCGCAAAGAAACACTTCTCCgacaatgacttatgtcagaacttgtgagttgttaagtctgttgttagtttgttacccactcgcactaaatgcaaggttagtcttcggACTCAAGCACAAGCACACCTGTCGTTAGTTGTCTTCAGACTAACCTCGCATAACatgtgtgcttgagcttagtcataaggactcgggtatgataatttttaaaaattctgtcggtatcataccatacctgagtcataacggctttacatagggggccgtgggggatatgtaaaccaacaaccgcgactagactactaaataatttgcagttgcttgcaaatataaaaaaatatgttttttttttgttgttgtttacccgaatttcaaatgaacccccatatggagacaatgtttatatattattacatattatattacatattattcctgtgttttttgttaaaatatatttctatatcagaaaagaggttatttctatttcataacacagacaaaaaaaatcagaaaaaaaaatctgaaaatgttaaatgattttaaaacgtgtccaaagtcactctctttgatgattcatattttgtacagacgagagcatagtgaattgtatgaaagtaagaaaaaaaagtaaaggatcatgatcatagattttagtggaaaaaaaggatgggatatgcagttaaaattaaaatctctttccaAAGGAGTAAAACtgtgcattgctataggggagtgctgagccagggtgcagagtagaattttgtcccaaaggcaatgagactTGGAAgggcaaaaagtacatttaatatagccaaaagatagagaataacgtatgaAATcctttttaagggacgaaggttgcgttacttgaaggaatgggagaatctccccgctttttaatttaaaatatagatgttgtgcgagcctcttcatctgctttgtacactatgtacgctgtgccagtgtagtctgctacgtacaagatgtgagtggtaagatggcgtctctttggcttcagcggcttgcactgaAGCCGTATGGCGATGTATGGTCTATCCAGACTTATTAGTAGAAATCAgtgggttgtccaaagtgtggcgcggGAGCCATCTTTTGCctacggcttttttttttttttcttttgtatttgtacttttatttgtatttgtactttatttatcccacagcagggaaattcactttttattGGCTCTCATCATATTCTAGaataaaatgaatgattaaTGAGATTTCCATCTGTCCACTTTcttcgcgggggcagcagtctcagtagggaagcctcCTTcctggtctccggccacctcttccagctccaccgggaggacaccaaagcattcccaggccagctgtgagacatgatccctccagcgtgtcctaggtctaatTAATGAgatttattatcacatattatggtaatttgctttgtcacctataaggtgctttgtcacctataacacaaacctaactttgctgttttattcagatagcttagcatatgttgacctgcattggattggttttagcatcttttaaTGCACAAAGTAAATCTAAGTGGCCCAAAGTGACATGTGGTCAGGGGAGACAGGTGAGACCCTCTGCCTCACCTGtcataatgaaaaatacaaaaaagaataataacataaaataaatattcatatttgtccattgaaccgTACTGTAGATC from Dunckerocampus dactyliophorus isolate RoL2022-P2 chromosome 5, RoL_Ddac_1.1, whole genome shotgun sequence encodes the following:
- the ucmab gene encoding unique cartilage matrix-associated protein; the protein is MSWTRGTFLALLTVLVALSLSPQADSAAVPSSQDAAKEPQGPLRRIFMKEADASNFFRRRSRRAVKSPDELNAEQRQVLAADERRREFHEEKRNEFESYAEEENDEQNERTRESTEQWREFHYDGMHPPYEYNRQSN